Genomic segment of Dehalogenimonas alkenigignens:
CGGCAAAGGCAACATGCTGATCAAAATACTCTCCGCCGTGCCTCTGTTCGACGTCCGCGGCCCGGAGATGGACCATGCCTCTTTACTGCGCTATCTGTCGGAGCTGCCCTGGCTGCCAACGGCTTTCCTATCTGATCACATCACCTGGCAAGCGATTGACGACCGCACCGCCGAGGCTACCATCACCGATGGCGGTATTTCGGCCACCGCCACCTTCCATTTCAACGGAGCCGATGAGATCAGTGAGTTCAAATCACTCGGCCGTTTCCGCAGTGAAACCGGTAAAATCACGCCATGGTCCGGAACGTGGTCGAACTACCAGGAATTCAACGGCTTCCGCATTCCAACCGAAGGTAACGCCGTTTGGAATGATCCTCAGGGCGATTTTGAGTATGTCAGGCTCAAGATTGAGACAGCAGAATACGACCGGCGTTAAATGATGCTGGGAGTCAACATCGCCCAGGCCTGTCCAGGTCAGGGCGGCCTGGGGTAGGTTCCCGTGACCTACTGACCAGTCGAAAAACCTGCTTGGGTCACTGTTGATAATCGCGGCGCTGACCTAGTTCACTTTTATCCTGCCACCCGGGGATGATGACACTAGGGGCTAGGTAACACCTTAATCAGCACGATTCCCCGTACACTGCCGCCGGTCCCAGGTACTCCGGAAACCTGCCCTTCAATTTCTTCCTGGCTTCGTAGCACAGGTGGCAGGCATCAACGTGTCCAGCCGCCAGTTCCAGCCCGTAGCGTGCCGCCAGGCCCGCCGGACCGCCCTCGATCAGCGGTCCGGCGATCTGGTGTGCCTTGCCTTTGAAGTTCTTGACCAGTTCGGAAAGTGGCGTCTGCCACATGTTGCCCATCAAGAGCCCCTGACACAGGTGGACATTGCCGAAGGCATCGACATGGACGCGCGACGGGTTTTTGAGGTCTTCATCGGGACATTCCCTGAAACTCTTCGAGTCCTTTCGCGGTAAATCGCCCAAAAGACATTCCGCCGCCCGCCCGCGGAACCTCACCCCGCCGCCGATGATCGGTTCGCCCTTCTTCCTGGCGCTGTCCGAAATCTTGACCGTGGGCTTCTCGATGCACATGGTATAGGCATTGAGCCCGAGTTTTTGCGCCGCCGCAACGGCGTGTTGCGCCGGGCTGGGTTTGCCCTCCGATGTATGGAAGGCGTCGTCAGAAAGTCCCAGATCAGACAGCCCGAGGTCTATGAGCGGCTTTAGCCAGAGCTCAGCCGACTCCGGATCGGTCGCCCAGTATGCGTTGGAGACGATACCCGCCGAGAGCTTCCGACCTTTAGCCAATTTCATTCCTTCGAGCAGGAGTGGATAATACAGAAACGGCTCGCCGCCCTCAAAATAGACATTTTCGATGGATTCAACCTCGGCGATTTGTTCGAACGCCGCCCTCAACTGGGCGACACTGAATGTGCCTTCAGCTTCCGGGCTCCCGAAGACGAAACAATGTTCGCACGCTGACGTACAACGGTAGGTCAGCAGAAAATGGATTCCGTTTAACATCACGTTTCTCCGTCCCGGGACAGAACAAAACGGGAAATAGCCAGTGCAACTCCCGACAAATCAACGCTTGAAGTGACAAAGTCGGCACAGGCTTTTAGCTCATCCGAAGCATTACCCATGGCCACAGCCAGACCCGCCGTTCCAAGCAAAGACAAATCGTTAATGCCATCGCCTATCGCCATGACCTGATCGAGATCAAGGTTCAGGTATGCCGCCAATTTCACCAGCGCAGTTCCTTTAGAAACCGCCGGATTTACGACATTGATAAACTTGACGTTTGGGTAGGCCGGTGTTCGGGCAACCGATCCGCGCAGCGAACCGGTAAAATGGTCCAGGAATAGCCTGGCCTTCAATTCCTCATCCTGATTATGAATCATCAATTCGCATTTGATGATAAGTTCACG
This window contains:
- a CDS encoding DUF6544 family protein, with product MEWLLVFFAVDLVLGILIAIALGRSIKGWSLDRKAEIEKLLSKAKPIDRVFNQADVSRLPPPVQRYLLKAIIQGTPYVSRLHLKQSGRMRFNQRWISIEADQYYSAEPLSFTWIAKMKLGPAWVAARDRYSNGKGNMLIKILSAVPLFDVRGPEMDHASLLRYLSELPWLPTAFLSDHITWQAIDDRTAEATITDGGISATATFHFNGADEISEFKSLGRFRSETGKITPWSGTWSNYQEFNGFRIPTEGNAVWNDPQGDFEYVRLKIETAEYDRR
- a CDS encoding radical SAM protein, which produces MLNGIHFLLTYRCTSACEHCFVFGSPEAEGTFSVAQLRAAFEQIAEVESIENVYFEGGEPFLYYPLLLEGMKLAKGRKLSAGIVSNAYWATDPESAELWLKPLIDLGLSDLGLSDDAFHTSEGKPSPAQHAVAAAQKLGLNAYTMCIEKPTVKISDSARKKGEPIIGGGVRFRGRAAECLLGDLPRKDSKSFRECPDEDLKNPSRVHVDAFGNVHLCQGLLMGNMWQTPLSELVKNFKGKAHQIAGPLIEGGPAGLAARYGLELAAGHVDACHLCYEARKKLKGRFPEYLGPAAVYGESC